In the Mus pahari chromosome 19, PAHARI_EIJ_v1.1, whole genome shotgun sequence genome, one interval contains:
- the Cln8 gene encoding protein CLN8, whose translation MTPVSSHGVAESIFDLDYASWKIRSTLAVAGFVFYLGVFVVCHQLSSSLNATYRSLAAKEKVFWNLAATRAVFGVQSTAAGLWALLVDPVLYADKALGQQNWCWFHITTATGFFFFENVAVHLSNLFFRTFDLFLVVHHLFAFLGFLGSAINLRAGHYLAMTTLLLEMSTPFTCVSWMLLKAGWSDSLFWKVNQWLMIHMFHCRMILTYHMWWVCFCHWEALTSSLHLPHWALFLFGLALLTVVINPYWTHKKTQQLLNPVDWNFAQEEAKGSRQERTNGQVPRKKRL comes from the exons ATGACTCCTGTGAGCAGCCACGGCGTGGCCGAGAGCATTTTCGACCTGGACTACGCTTCGTGGAAGATTCGGTCCACTCTAGCGGTGGCCGGCTTTGTCTTCTACCTGGGCGTCTTTGTGGTCTGCCACCAGCTCTCATCGTCCCTGAATGCCACCTACCGCTCCCTGGCAGCCAAAGAGAAGGTCTTCTGGAACCTGGCAGCGACACGTGCTGTCTTCGGTGTCCAGAGCACAGCTGCAGGCCTGTGGGCCCTGCTGGTAGACCCCGTGCTCTACGCCGACAAAGCTCTCGGGCAGCAGAACTGGTGCTGGTTTCACATCACCACGGCcactggcttcttcttctttgagaatgTGGCCGTTCACCTGTCCAACCTGTTCTTCCGCACCTTTGACTTGTTTCTGGTTGTCCACCACCTCTTTGCCTTTCTCGGGTTCCTGGGTTCAGCGATCAATCTCAGAGCTGGCCACTATCTCGCCATGACCACGTTGCTTCTAGAGATGAGCACGCCCTTCACCTGTGTTTCCTGGATGCTCCTGAAG GCTGGGTGGTCAGACTCCCTGTTCTGGAAGGTCAACCAGTGGCTGATGATCCACATGTTTCACTGCCGGATGATTCTCACCTACCACATGTGGTGGGTGTGCTTCTGTCACTGGGAGGCCCTCACCAGCAGCCTGCACCTGCCCCACTGGGCACTGTTCCTCTTTGGGCTGGCCCTGCTCACGGTCGTCATTAACCCTTACTGGACACACAAGAAGACCCAGCAGCTCCTCAATCCCGTGGATTGGAACTTCGCACAGGAGGAAGCCAAGGGCAGCAGGCAAGAAAGGACCAATGGCCAGGTGCCTCGGAAAAAGAGGCTGTAG